A part of Methanobacterium sp. genomic DNA contains:
- a CDS encoding ATP-dependent DNA ligase: protein MIKINFGAFTRTLERIENTSSQNEMVAILSGLFKDIEPEEIDKACYMVLGRIAPPYESIVLGLSEKTVQSAISLAGGIPKDEVEEKIRNLGDIGEVAVKMVKNMENPFKDYFDYTGELSVKDIFDGLRKIAYTFGKGSQEIKKKILASMLIEADEVGRKYIARLAEGTMRIGVGDMTILNALSVAFFGSKQKKAELEHAYNVSSDIGLVARVLKNKGIKGINEIKITINRPIKVMLAQRVSKFEDIRNKIKSRDISAEEKFDGERIQAHKDGKSVKLYSRRSTDVTSQFPDLVENIKRYVNVEKAILDGEAMAYDFENDIFASFQILMQRRRKYDVKEYRKKIPVRYMVFDVLYVDGKSFMHTGYPERRNKLETLIEGSKYIALANRRVSSDMNSIDDFFQECLNKNLEGIVCKSCAEDSYYQAGGRDWTWIKWKKEYIGKLSDTLDLVILGAYAGRGRRSGTYGALLCAAYNHTEDTFETVCKVGTGFSDKQLADMPEKLADAGVYKMPARATVTKEMEPDFWFTPKYVVEVLGSEITKSPVHTCNWEEGKKQGLALRFPRFIRWREEKSPEQATTTEEILQMYKWI from the coding sequence GTGATTAAAATTAATTTTGGAGCTTTCACCAGGACCCTTGAAAGAATTGAAAATACCAGTTCTCAAAATGAAATGGTAGCAATTTTATCGGGGCTTTTTAAAGATATTGAGCCAGAAGAAATAGATAAGGCATGTTACATGGTGCTAGGACGAATAGCACCCCCATATGAAAGTATTGTTCTTGGATTAAGCGAAAAAACGGTTCAATCTGCAATATCTCTTGCAGGTGGAATTCCAAAGGATGAAGTTGAAGAAAAGATACGTAATCTTGGAGATATTGGCGAAGTAGCAGTTAAAATGGTTAAGAATATGGAAAATCCTTTTAAAGACTATTTTGATTATACTGGAGAACTATCTGTAAAAGATATCTTTGATGGTTTAAGGAAAATTGCTTATACATTTGGAAAAGGTTCTCAGGAAATTAAAAAGAAAATACTGGCTTCAATGCTTATAGAAGCTGACGAAGTGGGCAGAAAATACATCGCACGGCTTGCTGAAGGCACTATGCGCATTGGCGTTGGAGATATGACTATTTTAAACGCTTTATCTGTTGCTTTTTTCGGTTCAAAACAAAAAAAGGCAGAACTTGAACATGCTTATAATGTAAGTTCAGATATAGGGCTTGTTGCCAGAGTTCTAAAAAATAAAGGAATTAAGGGCATTAATGAAATAAAAATTACAATTAATAGGCCTATTAAAGTCATGTTAGCCCAACGTGTATCTAAATTTGAGGATATCAGGAATAAAATTAAATCTCGTGATATTTCAGCCGAAGAAAAATTTGATGGTGAAAGAATTCAGGCCCATAAGGATGGAAAGAGTGTTAAATTATATTCGCGCCGTTCGACCGACGTAACCTCTCAATTTCCTGATCTGGTTGAAAATATTAAAAGATACGTAAATGTAGAAAAAGCGATTTTAGATGGTGAAGCAATGGCATATGACTTTGAAAATGATATTTTTGCTTCTTTTCAGATATTGATGCAGCGGAGGAGAAAATATGATGTTAAAGAGTATAGAAAAAAGATTCCAGTTAGATATATGGTTTTTGATGTTCTTTATGTGGATGGAAAATCATTTATGCACACCGGTTATCCTGAACGCCGGAATAAACTTGAAACACTTATTGAGGGTTCAAAATATATTGCTTTAGCCAATCGAAGGGTTAGTTCAGACATGAATAGCATAGATGATTTCTTTCAGGAATGTTTAAATAAAAATTTAGAGGGTATTGTGTGTAAATCATGTGCAGAAGATTCATATTATCAAGCAGGGGGACGAGACTGGACATGGATTAAATGGAAAAAAGAGTATATCGGTAAACTGTCAGATACCCTTGATTTAGTTATTTTAGGTGCATATGCAGGGAGAGGCAGACGTAGTGGTACATACGGGGCTCTTTTATGTGCTGCTTATAATCATACTGAAGATACCTTTGAAACTGTTTGTAAAGTGGGAACTGGATTTTCTGATAAACAACTGGCAGATATGCCTGAAAAGCTTGCTGATGCTGGAGTATATAAAATGCCTGCAAGGGCAACTGTAACTAAAGAAATGGAGCCTGATTTCTGGTTTACTCCAAAATATGTTGTTGAGGTACTCGGATCTGAGATTACTAAAAGCCCTGTTCATACCTGTAACTGGGAAGAAGGAAAAAAACAGGGTCTGGCTTTAAGATTTCCGCGATTTATAAGATGGCGTGAAGAAAAGTCTCCTGAACAAGCTACCACTACAGAGGAAATTTTACAGATGTATAAATGGATTTAA
- a CDS encoding ATP cone domain-containing protein yields MTDVIKRNGQREQFKEEKLRMSIEGAVKDAGFDVGQKREVIEHASQDAIQMAKGMEQIEVKQIRDTVLRDLEQDDQQVAQAWRNYERTHGMKY; encoded by the coding sequence ATGACAGATGTAATAAAAAGAAATGGCCAAAGAGAACAATTCAAAGAAGAAAAATTAAGAATGTCCATAGAAGGCGCTGTTAAAGATGCGGGGTTTGATGTAGGTCAAAAAAGAGAAGTAATAGAACACGCTTCACAAGATGCTATACAAATGGCAAAAGGAATGGAACAAATAGAAGTTAAACAAATACGTGATACTGTATTAAGAGATTTAGAACAGGATGATCAACAGGTAGCTCAAGCCTGGAGAAATTACGAAAGAACCCATGGAATGAAGTATTAA
- the thiC gene encoding phosphomethylpyrimidine synthase, translating into MTQLESARKGQITNEMEKVAKEENIEIQKLIKRLSKGYITIPKNVNGKSIPKGIGKGLTTKINANVGSSSEIENIEKEVEKARTAVKYGADAVMDLSTGSHLKGVRKEIIGAIEVPIGTVPIYEAAVGASKKKGAVINMDEDDMFNAIINQAREGVDFMTIHSGITMDTVDKIRNSNRIMGIVSRGGAFLAAWILQNKEENPLYKNFDYLLEIAHEYDVTLSLGDGLRPGCLADASDIPQIQELIILGQLVERAREAGVQVMVEGPGHVPLDQIEANMKIQKTICKGAPFYVLGPIVTDLAPGYDHITSAIGGAIAAFSGADFLCYVTPREHLAIPDVEAVKEGVVASKIAAQAADVAKGIKSAWNSELQMARARRCFNWEKQFELAFDHETPRKYRESTPTKGDMCTMCGEFCALRIVRDNLG; encoded by the coding sequence GTGACTCAATTAGAATCTGCTAGAAAAGGCCAAATCACCAATGAAATGGAAAAGGTTGCAAAAGAAGAGAATATAGAAATTCAAAAACTTATCAAACGATTATCAAAAGGATATATCACAATTCCAAAGAATGTTAATGGTAAAAGTATTCCTAAGGGCATTGGTAAGGGATTAACTACCAAGATCAACGCTAATGTAGGTTCATCTTCAGAAATAGAAAACATAGAAAAAGAAGTGGAAAAAGCCAGAACAGCGGTTAAATACGGCGCTGATGCTGTAATGGATTTGAGCACGGGTTCACATTTAAAGGGGGTTAGGAAAGAAATAATAGGGGCAATTGAAGTTCCAATTGGAACTGTTCCTATATATGAGGCGGCTGTGGGAGCATCTAAGAAAAAAGGTGCAGTAATCAACATGGATGAAGATGATATGTTTAACGCCATAATCAACCAGGCTAGAGAAGGCGTTGACTTCATGACTATTCATTCAGGAATTACAATGGACACTGTAGACAAAATAAGAAATTCAAACAGAATTATGGGTATTGTAAGCCGTGGAGGAGCATTTTTGGCCGCATGGATACTTCAAAATAAAGAAGAAAACCCTCTTTATAAAAATTTTGATTATTTACTGGAAATAGCCCATGAATATGATGTAACCCTTAGTTTAGGGGATGGATTAAGGCCAGGATGTCTGGCGGATGCCTCAGATATTCCCCAAATTCAGGAACTAATAATACTTGGTCAGCTTGTTGAAAGGGCCAGAGAAGCTGGAGTTCAAGTCATGGTTGAAGGGCCAGGGCATGTTCCACTTGATCAAATTGAAGCAAATATGAAAATTCAGAAAACAATCTGTAAAGGGGCTCCATTTTACGTTTTAGGTCCAATTGTAACTGATCTTGCTCCGGGCTATGATCATATAACCTCTGCAATCGGAGGTGCCATAGCCGCCTTTTCAGGGGCTGATTTCCTATGTTATGTCACTCCAAGGGAGCATCTTGCAATTCCTGACGTTGAAGCCGTAAAAGAGGGTGTTGTTGCATCTAAAATAGCTGCACAAGCTGCTGATGTGGCTAAGGGAATAAAAAGTGCATGGAATAGTGAGCTTCAGATGGCCAGGGCAAGAAGATGTTTTAACTGGGAAAAGCAGTTTGAGCTGGCATTTGATCACGAAACACCGCGTAAATACAGGGAAAGTACACCTACAAAGGGCGATATGTGCACTATGTGTGGGGAATTCTGTGCTTTAAGGATTGTAAGGGATAATTTAGGTTAG
- a CDS encoding CBS domain-containing protein, which translates to MIKKLQAKNIMIEEVHVTSPNDLVAAAKLKMMRCNVGGLPVVDDKKLVGIITHRDVLLAGGEALGLKVGDLMSKDLYVANKDTPIMEITKVMADKGYQRIPVAENGILVGLITQSSLIRALAGID; encoded by the coding sequence ATGATTAAAAAACTACAGGCAAAGAACATTATGATAGAAGAGGTTCATGTAACTTCACCAAATGACCTTGTTGCAGCCGCTAAATTGAAAATGATGAGATGTAATGTTGGGGGACTTCCTGTTGTTGATGATAAGAAACTTGTGGGAATAATAACCCATAGAGATGTTCTTTTAGCGGGGGGAGAAGCTTTAGGTCTCAAAGTTGGTGATTTAATGAGTAAAGATCTGTATGTGGCAAACAAAGACACACCTATCATGGAAATTACAAAAGTAATGGCAGATAAAGGTTATCAGAGAATTCCTGTGGCAGAAAATGGAATTCTTGTAGGCCTTATAACCCAGAGTTCTCTGATTCGTGCCCTTGCAGGGATAGATTAA
- a CDS encoding ferredoxin-thioredoxin reductase catalytic domain-containing protein produces MNNDISDQELDEFYKKVKKDVEAHGYHLNPDVEFTKYLLKNILLNEQRYGYGSCPCRLAAGNKEEDLDIICPCDYRDPDLNEYDTCYCGLYISGDILNGKKELTSIPERRPAPKEREQSKSELGSVISSLDVPVFRCSVCGYLCAREEPPEVCPICKVGKERFKRFI; encoded by the coding sequence ATGAACAACGATATCAGCGACCAGGAACTTGATGAATTTTATAAGAAGGTAAAAAAAGATGTTGAAGCTCATGGATATCATCTAAATCCTGATGTGGAGTTCACTAAATATCTCCTTAAAAATATATTACTGAATGAACAGCGTTATGGCTATGGGTCGTGTCCATGCCGCCTTGCAGCAGGTAATAAGGAGGAAGACCTTGATATCATTTGCCCCTGTGACTATAGGGATCCTGATTTAAATGAGTATGATACATGTTACTGTGGTCTCTATATTTCTGGAGACATCTTAAATGGTAAAAAAGAATTAACATCGATACCTGAGAGAAGACCTGCTCCAAAAGAACGAGAACAATCAAAAAGCGAATTAGGAAGCGTAATTTCTTCTTTAGATGTTCCTGTATTTAGATGCAGCGTTTGTGGTTATTTATGTGCAAGGGAAGAACCTCCAGAAGTATGCCCAATCTGTAAAGTTGGAAAAGAACGTTTCAAAAGGTTTATTTAA
- a CDS encoding DUF2099 family protein, whose translation MDEHVIEALGKTRVVVRDGKVVEVGEPEINYCPLFDKYRGIKELTPEAIKKNIEFRIKDFGMCTGDRVLRMKDFLSFGVSETLGTLLDENIIDCAVIVSEGCGTVIVTDPEFVQGMAGRISAFLSTSPITEIIDAVGAQNTLDPETAEIDQIKGALKSIGMGYKNIAVTIISPEDAKRLREIEKEHEDIKIYIFAAHVTGMSKNDAEALFDTADVVTGCASKYIREVGKDREVFAVGASIPIYGVTEDGENFLKIRIDKIGGLKDKPHAKIPDPLI comes from the coding sequence ATGGATGAACATGTAATAGAGGCACTTGGAAAAACAAGAGTAGTTGTCAGAGATGGAAAAGTTGTGGAAGTCGGAGAACCAGAAATTAATTACTGCCCTCTTTTTGATAAATACAGGGGAATTAAAGAGCTTACCCCTGAAGCGATCAAAAAAAATATAGAATTTAGAATTAAAGATTTTGGAATGTGCACAGGGGATAGAGTATTGCGTATGAAGGATTTTTTATCATTTGGGGTTTCTGAAACATTAGGCACGCTCCTTGATGAAAATATAATCGATTGTGCAGTTATTGTCAGTGAAGGGTGTGGAACTGTGATTGTAACTGATCCTGAATTTGTTCAGGGCATGGCCGGTAGAATATCTGCTTTTTTAAGCACTTCTCCAATTACCGAAATCATAGACGCAGTCGGAGCTCAAAATACCCTTGATCCTGAAACTGCTGAAATTGATCAGATTAAAGGAGCATTAAAATCTATTGGTATGGGTTATAAAAACATAGCAGTTACAATAATATCTCCCGAAGATGCAAAAAGGCTTAGAGAAATTGAAAAAGAACATGAAGACATTAAAATTTATATATTCGCTGCTCATGTAACTGGAATGTCAAAAAATGATGCAGAAGCTCTATTTGATACTGCAGATGTTGTGACTGGTTGTGCATCAAAGTATATAAGAGAAGTAGGAAAAGATCGAGAAGTATTCGCAGTTGGAGCTTCAATACCTATTTATGGAGTTACTGAAGATGGAGAAAATTTTTTAAAGATAAGAATTGATAAAATTGGGGGTTTAAAGGATAAACCACATGCTAAAATACCTGATCCTTTAATTTAG
- a CDS encoding glutaredoxin family protein — protein MNIEGVDIVAMEHVEGENKGKVILYALSTCGWCRKTRMLLESLKIDFNYIYVDLLKGDERSEIIKEVQKWNPQLSFPTVVINDEDVIVGFREDEIKEKLQ, from the coding sequence TTGAACATTGAAGGAGTGGATATTGTGGCTATGGAACATGTTGAAGGAGAAAATAAGGGTAAAGTAATTCTTTATGCATTAAGTACTTGTGGATGGTGTAGAAAGACTCGAATGCTTCTTGAAAGCTTGAAAATAGATTTTAATTATATTTATGTTGATCTCTTGAAGGGTGATGAAAGATCCGAAATTATAAAGGAAGTACAAAAGTGGAATCCTCAGCTTTCTTTTCCAACAGTAGTAATCAATGATGAGGATGTTATTGTAGGATTTAGAGAAGATGAAATTAAGGAGAAGCTTCAATGA